One Acutalibacter muris DNA window includes the following coding sequences:
- a CDS encoding ABC transporter ATP-binding protein, protein MDGIPLIRFYYDNRRHLPGLVIIVALSLVSGVLKTLSATYWGRAVDLGVAGLIEEMLTAAGLMALFILLDCARTALHYRLIGRITEDMFLEVRARAFQSLTHADPAILEEHCRTGDAAVRLNGDIDFLSTFSAGHISNFSRQVFSGLFGLATCIFISWELALAYMIILPVSLWLVGAISRPIQARLKQSMDISGSAMSLAAECIKNGLTVKAFGAERHMDKRFSEAVDGSCAQKIASERLSMKMTGVKYISNVLQTMCLFLIGSWLVSVGRLSVGAFVSFVTLSAYISDAFGQSDYMIKTARSASACAQRYYEIIDIPGERPGTVQSPLSPMPASAENMGFTYPSGVRAVNGLNLRVPKGRKIAVVGPSGGGKSTLLKLLCRFYCPDVGSLKLFGGESDQWEPDALRGQMAIVTQDSLLFGGSFYENLKLGKPGLSREECEGALREVRLWELVSSFPDGIDHPIGEGGMSLSGGQRQRLCIARALVKDASLVLLDEATSALDLETEREVQSALIPLLRGRTVVVIAHRLSSVMDADYTYVVERGRVAEEGTPEELLSKKGRYWEMCRLQGLVEGEA, encoded by the coding sequence ATGGACGGCATCCCTCTTATCAGGTTCTACTACGACAACCGGCGGCACCTGCCGGGGCTGGTGATCATCGTGGCGCTGTCCCTGGTCTCCGGCGTACTCAAGACCCTCTCGGCTACATACTGGGGCCGGGCGGTGGATCTGGGGGTCGCAGGGCTCATAGAGGAAATGCTCACGGCGGCGGGGCTTATGGCCCTTTTTATCCTCCTGGACTGTGCCCGAACGGCCCTGCACTACAGGCTCATAGGCCGCATCACCGAGGATATGTTCCTGGAAGTGCGGGCCCGAGCTTTCCAGAGCCTCACCCACGCCGACCCGGCCATCTTAGAGGAGCACTGCCGTACAGGAGACGCCGCCGTGCGCCTGAACGGCGACATAGACTTCCTCAGCACCTTCTCCGCTGGGCATATCAGCAACTTCTCCCGGCAGGTCTTCTCCGGGCTTTTCGGCCTTGCCACCTGCATCTTCATCTCCTGGGAGCTGGCCCTTGCGTATATGATAATACTGCCCGTGTCCCTATGGCTGGTGGGGGCCATCAGCCGGCCCATACAAGCCCGCCTAAAGCAGTCCATGGACATCTCCGGCTCGGCCATGAGCCTTGCCGCCGAGTGCATAAAGAACGGCCTGACGGTAAAGGCTTTCGGGGCGGAGAGGCATATGGATAAGCGCTTCTCTGAGGCTGTGGACGGGTCCTGCGCCCAGAAGATAGCCTCGGAGCGGCTATCAATGAAGATGACCGGTGTGAAGTACATCTCAAACGTGCTCCAGACCATGTGCCTTTTCCTCATAGGCTCATGGCTGGTCTCGGTGGGGCGGCTGAGCGTCGGGGCCTTTGTGAGCTTTGTGACTCTCAGCGCCTATATCAGCGACGCCTTCGGCCAGTCGGACTACATGATAAAGACCGCCAGGAGCGCCTCCGCCTGCGCCCAGCGGTACTACGAGATAATAGACATTCCCGGCGAGCGCCCGGGCACGGTGCAGAGTCCCCTCTCCCCCATGCCCGCCAGCGCGGAGAATATGGGCTTCACCTACCCCTCTGGGGTGCGGGCCGTAAACGGCCTGAATCTGCGCGTCCCCAAGGGCAGGAAGATCGCCGTGGTGGGACCAAGCGGCGGTGGGAAATCCACGCTGTTGAAGCTTTTATGCCGGTTCTACTGCCCGGATGTGGGGAGCCTTAAGCTCTTCGGCGGGGAGTCCGACCAGTGGGAGCCGGACGCTCTGCGGGGACAGATGGCCATAGTCACCCAGGACTCCCTATTGTTTGGCGGGAGCTTCTATGAGAACCTGAAGCTGGGTAAACCCGGGCTCAGCCGGGAGGAGTGCGAGGGTGCTCTTCGGGAAGTGCGGCTCTGGGAGCTGGTGAGTTCCTTCCCCGACGGCATCGACCATCCCATCGGGGAAGGAGGTATGAGCCTCTCCGGGGGCCAGCGCCAGCGGCTGTGCATTGCGAGGGCGCTGGTGAAGGACGCATCCCTGGTTCTGCTGGATGAGGCCACCTCAGCCTTAGACCTTGAGACCGAGCGAGAGGTGCAGTCGGCGCTCATACCCCTGCTCCGGGGCCGGACTGTGGTTGTGATAGCCCACAGGCTCTCGTCGGTCATGGACGCGGACTATACCTATGTGGTGGAGCGCGGCCGGGTGGCCGAGGAGGGCACTCCGGAGGAGTTGCTGAGTAAAAAGGGCAGGTACTGGGAGATGTGCCGCCTGCAGGGACTTGTGGAGGGTGAAGCATGA